The Erythrobacter sp. JK5 genome includes a region encoding these proteins:
- the yihA gene encoding ribosome biogenesis GTP-binding protein YihA/YsxC — MDDEKAQQKREDAASRLFSGRVEFLLSAPQLKFLPEPTVPEIAFCGRSNVGKSSLLNALTGRKAIARASVTPGRTQELNFFEVGEPTKFRLVDMPGYGFAKAPVKVVERWKNLVKSYLRGRPVLARNLVLIDSRHGIKDVDREMMKMLDEAAVGYRIVLTKTDKIKASELEKVAAKVAEEAKKHVAAYPELHLTSSEKGMGIAALRAAVVADALGEEWLREV; from the coding sequence GTGGACGACGAGAAAGCACAACAGAAGCGCGAAGACGCCGCCTCCCGGCTTTTCTCCGGGCGGGTGGAATTCCTGCTGTCCGCGCCGCAGCTGAAATTCCTGCCCGAACCGACCGTGCCCGAAATCGCGTTTTGCGGTCGCTCGAACGTGGGCAAATCCTCGCTGCTCAACGCGCTCACCGGGCGCAAGGCGATCGCCCGCGCCTCGGTGACGCCGGGCCGCACGCAGGAATTGAACTTTTTCGAAGTCGGCGAGCCCACGAAATTCCGGCTGGTCGACATGCCCGGCTACGGCTTTGCCAAGGCGCCGGTAAAGGTAGTCGAGCGCTGGAAGAATCTGGTGAAGAGCTACCTGCGCGGGCGGCCGGTGCTGGCGCGCAATCTTGTCCTGATCGACAGCCGTCACGGCATCAAGGATGTCGACCGCGAGATGATGAAAATGCTCGACGAGGCGGCGGTCGGATACCGCATCGTCCTGACCAAGACCGACAAGATCAAGGCGAGCGAGCTCGAGAAGGTCGCGGCGAAGGTGGCCGAGGAAGCGAAGAAGCACGTCGCGGCCTATCCCGAACTGCACCTCACCAGCAGCGAGAAAGGCATGGGCATCGCGGCGCTAAGGGCGGCGGTGGTGGCGGATGCGCTGGGCGAGGAGTGGCTGCGCGAGGTCTGA
- a CDS encoding glutathione S-transferase family protein has translation MKLIVGNKNYSSWSLRGWLATKQSGLHFEEITVPILGEHWDQQKQEMGDVQPSSGKVPILWDNEIVVWDSLAILEYLADKVGRERFWPKDDAARAMARSMVAEMHSGYTALRNDLPMNVRRRVQLEEISEQAKHDIVRILGLWAEARARHGKAGPYLFGTYGAADIFFAPVVTRFITYGIGVPGFAQSYMQAIWEHDWMQEWIGAAEEEEWVIEQYETIG, from the coding sequence ATGAAACTGATTGTCGGCAACAAGAACTATTCGAGCTGGTCGCTGCGCGGCTGGCTCGCGACCAAGCAATCGGGGCTGCATTTCGAGGAGATCACCGTCCCGATCCTGGGCGAGCACTGGGACCAGCAGAAGCAGGAAATGGGCGACGTCCAGCCTTCGAGCGGCAAGGTCCCGATCCTGTGGGATAACGAGATCGTCGTGTGGGACAGCCTCGCGATCCTCGAATATCTGGCCGACAAGGTCGGGCGCGAGCGGTTCTGGCCCAAGGACGATGCCGCGCGCGCCATGGCCCGATCGATGGTCGCCGAAATGCACTCGGGCTACACCGCGCTGCGCAACGACCTGCCGATGAACGTGCGCCGCCGGGTTCAGCTCGAGGAGATTTCCGAACAGGCGAAGCACGATATCGTGCGGATCCTGGGCCTGTGGGCGGAGGCGCGCGCGCGCCACGGCAAGGCCGGGCCATATCTGTTCGGCACCTACGGCGCGGCGGATATTTTCTTCGCCCCGGTCGTTACGCGGTTCATTACTTACGGCATCGGTGTTCCCGGTTTCGCCCAAAGCTACATGCAGGCGATCTGGGAACATGACTGGATGCAGGAATGGATCGGCGCGGCAGAGGAAGAAGAATGGGTGATCGAGCAATACGAGACCATCGGCTGA
- the dapE gene encoding succinyl-diaminopimelate desuccinylase produces MSEVLDFAKQLIAAPSVTPATGAVFDALEAMLVPLGFAIHRFRRGDGPEGSDEAPVENLFAIRRGPEGSKHFAFAGHLDVVPPGEGWASDPFEPTTRGELLHGRGAVDMKSAIAAMVRAVADVPQDAGTISFIITGDEEGPALHGTRALIDYMNAEGIQPDLCLVGEPTSVNRLGDMMKIGRRGSVNIWITVDGTQGHVAYPHLADNPIPKLVAILSELDALMLDTGTEWFQPSNLEITDLEVGNTAHNVIPAQAKARISIRFNDLHTGSSLSERVCAIAERHGGRALPIISGEPFLTEPGAFSNMLAAAIEAETGIKPEQSTTGGTSDARFLRAVCPVIEFGLCNATMHKRDEAVAIADLDTLARIYTRVALAALEGH; encoded by the coding sequence ATGTCCGAGGTTCTCGATTTCGCCAAACAATTGATTGCCGCGCCCAGCGTCACCCCGGCCACCGGAGCGGTGTTCGATGCACTGGAGGCGATGCTCGTGCCGCTCGGTTTCGCCATCCACCGCTTCCGGCGCGGCGACGGACCGGAAGGCAGCGACGAGGCTCCGGTCGAAAACCTGTTCGCAATCCGGCGCGGCCCGGAAGGATCGAAGCACTTCGCCTTCGCCGGGCATCTCGACGTGGTGCCTCCGGGGGAGGGCTGGGCGAGCGACCCGTTCGAGCCGACGACCCGCGGCGAATTGCTTCACGGTCGCGGCGCGGTCGACATGAAGAGCGCGATCGCGGCGATGGTGCGCGCGGTCGCCGATGTGCCGCAGGATGCCGGAACGATCAGCTTCATCATCACCGGCGACGAGGAAGGTCCCGCGCTGCACGGCACCCGCGCGCTGATCGACTACATGAACGCGGAGGGCATCCAGCCCGACCTGTGCCTCGTCGGCGAACCCACCAGCGTCAATCGGCTGGGCGACATGATGAAGATCGGGCGGCGCGGCTCGGTCAATATCTGGATCACGGTCGACGGCACGCAGGGCCACGTCGCCTATCCGCACCTCGCCGACAATCCGATCCCCAAGCTGGTGGCGATCCTTTCCGAGCTCGACGCGCTGATGCTCGACACCGGGACCGAGTGGTTCCAGCCGAGCAATCTCGAAATCACCGATCTCGAAGTGGGCAACACAGCGCACAATGTCATCCCGGCGCAGGCCAAGGCGCGCATCTCGATCCGTTTCAACGACCTCCACACCGGCAGCAGCCTGTCCGAACGGGTCTGCGCCATCGCCGAGCGACACGGCGGGCGCGCGCTGCCGATCATTTCGGGCGAGCCGTTCCTGACCGAGCCGGGCGCCTTCTCGAACATGCTGGCCGCCGCGATCGAGGCCGAAACCGGTATCAAGCCGGAGCAGTCGACCACTGGCGGGACCTCCGATGCGCGGTTCCTGCGCGCGGTCTGCCCGGTGATCGAATTCGGCCTGTGCAACGCGACCATGCACAAACGCGACGAGGCGGTGGCCATCGCCGACCTCGATACGCTAGCCCGGATCTACACCCGCGTGGCGTTGGCCGCGCTCGAAGGACACTGA
- the rnpA gene encoding ribonuclease P protein component, which yields MKLSTLTRRADFLAANKGLRNARAGFVLLTRPNDGQGIRCGITVTKKIGNAVVRNRMKRRFRELLRAALPEKGLPDHDHVLIGRAGGVERDFHTMAEDLDKALDRARAGKGDSARGRRPRRGDRQRGDRR from the coding sequence GTGAAACTCTCCACCCTCACCAGGCGCGCGGACTTCCTTGCCGCCAACAAGGGGCTGCGCAATGCGCGTGCCGGCTTCGTGCTGCTCACCCGGCCCAATGACGGGCAGGGCATCCGCTGCGGGATCACCGTCACCAAAAAGATCGGCAATGCCGTGGTGCGCAACCGCATGAAGCGGCGGTTTCGCGAGCTGCTGCGCGCGGCGCTGCCGGAGAAAGGCCTGCCCGATCACGATCACGTGCTGATCGGTCGCGCCGGCGGTGTGGAACGCGATTTTCACACCATGGCCGAAGACCTGGACAAGGCGCTCGACCGGGCGCGCGCGGGCAAGGGCGATTCCGCGCGGGGACGCCGCCCCCGGCGCGGCGACCGCCAGCGCGGCGACCGCCGGTGA
- a CDS encoding VOC family protein, translating to MSMPPFHLAFPVDDLAAARAFYGGVMGCAEGRSSEEWIDFDFHGHQIVAHLAPGKAGDRASNHVDGHGVPVPHFGLVLDMADWEALADRLRAAGTEFVIEPTVRFKGKPGEQATMFLRDPAGNALEFKAFADVALLFAT from the coding sequence ATGAGCATGCCGCCGTTCCACCTCGCCTTCCCGGTCGACGATCTCGCTGCGGCGCGCGCCTTCTATGGCGGCGTGATGGGCTGCGCAGAGGGGCGCTCGTCCGAGGAGTGGATCGACTTCGATTTCCACGGCCACCAGATCGTTGCGCACCTCGCGCCGGGCAAAGCCGGGGACCGTGCCAGCAACCATGTGGACGGCCACGGCGTCCCCGTCCCGCATTTCGGGCTGGTGCTCGACATGGCGGACTGGGAAGCGCTGGCTGATCGGCTGCGCGCGGCGGGCACCGAGTTCGTGATCGAGCCGACGGTGCGCTTCAAGGGCAAGCCCGGCGAACAGGCGACGATGTTCCTGCGCGACCCGGCGGGCAATGCCCTGGAGTTCAAGGCGTTCGCGGATGTAGCGCTGCTGTTTGCAACGTAG
- a CDS encoding alpha/beta hydrolase — translation MKFLATLFAAIQLALLPGALAAQDYAGARTVVTERWVEEWDPATQRWVRVADDPAGFAATQDLPVVTAASIETMAVDAVPNAARYSLPERGPRLETGLAQYGPFLVLDRHRAALLGSTDRMSPAWFDAMLRDFPGLEVLEMVEAPGTSNDIANLAVGRRIRAAGLRTHVPDGGSVRSGAVELFLAGTSRSMDDGAEFAVHSWLDNYGRQPGDFAADHPANRLYLDYYVEMGMSERRAREFYAMTNSVPHAGALWLGAADMRRWVAPAVRGVPARRALAARAAPVSAFAGFDQPLTLPAIDTRTAIALLDVTLPRTGPNIEYGDIGMHAIARLDVALLDSHAAFP, via the coding sequence ATGAAGTTCCTTGCCACCCTGTTCGCTGCGATCCAGCTGGCTTTGCTGCCGGGCGCGCTTGCTGCGCAGGATTATGCCGGTGCACGCACAGTGGTGACGGAACGATGGGTCGAGGAATGGGACCCGGCGACGCAGCGCTGGGTGCGCGTGGCCGACGATCCGGCCGGTTTCGCCGCGACCCAGGATCTGCCGGTCGTGACCGCGGCTTCCATCGAGACCATGGCAGTCGACGCGGTGCCCAACGCCGCGCGCTATTCTCTGCCCGAGCGCGGTCCGCGATTGGAGACGGGCCTGGCGCAATACGGGCCATTTCTGGTGCTCGACCGCCACCGCGCCGCCCTGCTGGGTTCGACCGACCGGATGAGCCCGGCATGGTTCGACGCGATGCTGCGCGATTTCCCCGGGCTCGAAGTGCTCGAAATGGTCGAGGCTCCGGGCACCAGCAACGATATCGCCAACCTCGCGGTCGGTCGCCGCATTCGCGCGGCGGGCCTGCGCACGCACGTGCCCGATGGCGGCTCTGTGCGTTCGGGTGCCGTCGAGTTGTTTCTGGCAGGGACCAGCCGGTCGATGGACGACGGCGCGGAATTCGCGGTGCATTCGTGGCTCGACAATTATGGCCGCCAGCCCGGCGATTTCGCTGCCGACCATCCGGCCAACCGGCTGTATCTCGACTATTACGTCGAAATGGGCATGAGCGAGCGCCGGGCGCGCGAATTCTACGCGATGACCAATTCGGTTCCGCATGCCGGCGCGCTGTGGCTGGGAGCCGCAGACATGCGCCGATGGGTCGCCCCGGCGGTGCGCGGGGTTCCTGCCCGTCGCGCGCTGGCTGCGCGTGCTGCGCCGGTGTCGGCGTTCGCCGGGTTCGATCAGCCGCTGACGCTGCCTGCCATCGACACGCGGACAGCAATTGCGCTGCTCGACGTAACGCTGCCGCGCACGGGTCCGAATATCGAGTATGGCGATATCGGCATGCATGCGATCGCCCGTCTGGACGTCGCATTGCTTGACTCGCACGCGGCTTTCCCATAA
- the yidC gene encoding membrane protein insertase YidC, whose amino-acid sequence MDNQRNLLLAVALSGLLILGWDLIMRTVYPEASITAPTEQVDPAARTSAAGAPGTSTVAADLAGDAAPAGPVDLSAALADPNRVVIDTPSVAGSINLVGARIDDLVLKHYRQTVEKDSGPVRLFAPERTEGQYFAEFGFIADGERMSPTAQWQADGARLTPQSPVTLTRTDENGVSYAIRFAIDDDYMITASQTADNGSGNATIIQPFAFIKRTSQNATQDQFIIHSGPIGVFDGTLHDPNNYEELAEIGRDAPQGRAAWLGFTDRYWHSALVPGEGDTDTVGFRSLGNQLFRSDLIYDAQTVPAGGSLSQSTRLFAGAKDSVILNRYEDSGITYFGKAISWGWFEWFEKPMLWLLRTLNGLIGNFGLAIIALTFIIRGLMFPIAQKQFASMAQMKAVQPKMKAIQERFKDDKQKQQQEIMKLYKDEKVNPLAGCLPLIIQIPIFFALYKVLMLAIEMRHEPFISFWIRDLSAPDPWTILNLFGLLPFEVPGFLGIGVLAVLLGITMWLTFKLNPSAMDPVQQQIFNFMPWILMFVMAPFAAGLLIYWVTSNLLTLAQQTYLYSKHPQLRAAAEKEKAEMAKKKAREDADKAKGGA is encoded by the coding sequence TTGGACAACCAGCGCAATCTGTTGCTCGCCGTGGCGCTTTCGGGCCTGCTCATCCTGGGCTGGGACCTGATCATGCGCACGGTCTATCCCGAAGCGTCGATCACCGCGCCGACCGAGCAGGTCGATCCCGCCGCGCGCACCAGCGCTGCGGGCGCGCCCGGCACCAGCACCGTCGCCGCCGATCTCGCGGGCGATGCCGCGCCCGCCGGTCCGGTCGATCTTTCCGCAGCGCTGGCCGATCCCAACCGCGTCGTCATCGACACGCCCAGCGTGGCCGGGTCGATCAACCTCGTCGGCGCCCGGATCGACGATCTCGTGCTCAAGCATTACCGCCAGACGGTCGAGAAGGATTCGGGCCCGGTCCGGCTGTTCGCGCCAGAGCGCACCGAAGGGCAATACTTCGCCGAATTCGGTTTCATCGCCGACGGCGAGCGGATGTCGCCCACGGCGCAATGGCAGGCCGATGGCGCGCGGCTGACGCCGCAATCGCCCGTCACGCTGACCCGCACGGACGAGAACGGCGTGAGCTATGCGATCCGGTTCGCGATCGACGACGACTACATGATCACCGCATCCCAGACCGCCGACAACGGCAGCGGGAATGCGACGATCATCCAGCCGTTCGCGTTCATCAAGCGCACCAGCCAGAACGCGACGCAGGACCAGTTCATCATCCATTCGGGCCCGATCGGGGTCTTCGACGGCACGCTGCACGATCCCAACAATTACGAGGAACTGGCCGAGATCGGTCGCGATGCGCCGCAAGGCAGGGCCGCCTGGCTCGGCTTTACTGACCGCTACTGGCACTCCGCGCTGGTTCCGGGAGAGGGCGATACCGATACGGTCGGATTCCGTTCGCTCGGCAACCAGCTGTTCCGCAGCGATCTGATTTATGACGCGCAGACCGTTCCCGCGGGTGGATCGCTCTCCCAGTCCACCCGGTTGTTCGCCGGGGCCAAGGACAGCGTCATCCTCAACCGGTATGAAGACAGCGGCATCACCTATTTCGGCAAGGCGATCAGCTGGGGCTGGTTCGAATGGTTCGAAAAGCCGATGCTGTGGCTGCTGCGCACCCTCAACGGGCTGATCGGCAATTTCGGCCTCGCGATCATCGCGCTGACCTTCATCATTCGCGGGCTGATGTTCCCGATCGCGCAGAAGCAGTTCGCGAGCATGGCGCAGATGAAGGCCGTGCAGCCGAAGATGAAGGCGATCCAGGAACGCTTCAAGGACGACAAGCAGAAACAGCAGCAGGAAATCATGAAGCTGTACAAGGACGAGAAGGTCAATCCTCTCGCCGGGTGCCTGCCGCTGATCATCCAGATCCCGATCTTCTTCGCGCTTTACAAGGTGCTGATGCTGGCGATCGAGATGCGGCATGAGCCGTTCATCTCGTTCTGGATCAGGGATCTTTCCGCGCCCGATCCGTGGACGATCCTCAACCTGTTTGGCCTGCTGCCGTTCGAGGTGCCCGGGTTCCTCGGCATCGGCGTGCTCGCGGTGCTGCTCGGGATCACGATGTGGCTGACCTTCAAGCTCAATCCGAGCGCGATGGACCCGGTTCAGCAGCAGATTTTCAACTTCATGCCGTGGATCCTGATGTTCGTCATGGCTCCGTTTGCCGCCGGGCTGCTGATCTACTGGGTGACCTCGAACCTGTTGACGCTCGCGCAGCAGACCTACCTGTATTCGAAGCACCCGCAATTGCGCGCGGCGGCGGAGAAGGAGAAGGCCGAGATGGCAAAGAAGAAGGCGCGCGAGGACGCGGACAAGGCGAAGGGCGGGGCCTAG
- a CDS encoding dodecin, with product MSDNTYKIIEIVGSSTESIEDAIRGAVKKAAKTVHNLGWFEVVETRGHITDGDVAHFQAHLRVGFTLD from the coding sequence ATGTCCGACAATACCTACAAGATCATCGAAATCGTCGGCAGTTCGACCGAGTCGATCGAAGACGCCATCCGCGGCGCAGTGAAGAAGGCTGCGAAGACCGTCCACAATCTCGGCTGGTTCGAAGTGGTCGAGACGCGCGGCCACATCACCGACGGCGACGTCGCGCATTTCCAGGCGCATCTGCGGGTTGGCTTCACGCTCGATTGA
- a CDS encoding YifB family Mg chelatase-like AAA ATPase — protein MVALVRTVAYLGLEARSVEVQCQVAPGLPRFSIVGLPDKAVSESRERVQAALSAMGLALPPKRITINLSPADLPKDGSHYDLPIALALLAAMGVTDAEQLTDWIAVGELSLDGRVVASPGVLIAALHASEADLGLICPAEQGSEAKWASGVPVLAPRDLTGLLGHLKGSQVLPDPVRGDVVEPPPSADLKQVKGQETAKRALEIAAAGGHNLLMVGPPGSGKSLLASCLPGILPELTPSEALEVSMVQSVAGMIDSGQISRARPFRAPHHSASMAALTGGGLKVRPGEVSLAHLGVLFLDELPEFQRPVLDSLRQPLETGQVDVARANAHVTFPARVQLIAAMNPCRCGHAGEPGHVCARGPRCASEYQARLSGPLLDRIDLHVEVGAVSAMDLSLPPPAEDSAAVARRVAAARALCRERGVRSNAELEGERLERHAAPDEAGKALLMQAAEKLRLSARSYTRMLRVARTIADLAGEEQVGRVHVAEALSYRQTVGRR, from the coding sequence ATGGTCGCACTGGTGAGGACGGTCGCCTACCTCGGGCTGGAAGCGCGCAGCGTCGAAGTGCAATGCCAGGTCGCCCCGGGCCTGCCGCGCTTCTCGATCGTCGGCCTGCCCGACAAGGCGGTGAGCGAAAGCAGAGAACGCGTGCAGGCGGCGCTGTCCGCCATGGGCCTCGCGCTGCCGCCCAAGCGGATCACCATCAACCTCTCCCCCGCCGACCTGCCCAAGGACGGTTCGCATTACGACCTGCCGATCGCGCTCGCGTTGCTGGCGGCGATGGGGGTGACCGATGCCGAGCAGCTGACCGACTGGATCGCGGTCGGCGAATTGTCATTGGATGGCCGCGTGGTCGCTTCGCCCGGCGTGCTGATCGCCGCGCTGCACGCGAGCGAGGCAGACCTCGGCCTGATCTGCCCCGCCGAACAGGGCAGCGAGGCCAAGTGGGCGAGCGGCGTCCCGGTGCTCGCCCCGCGCGATCTCACCGGTCTGCTCGGCCACCTCAAGGGCTCGCAAGTCCTGCCCGATCCGGTGCGCGGCGACGTGGTCGAGCCGCCGCCTTCGGCCGATCTCAAGCAGGTGAAGGGGCAGGAAACCGCGAAGCGCGCGCTCGAGATCGCCGCGGCAGGCGGGCACAATCTGCTGATGGTCGGCCCGCCGGGATCGGGCAAGAGCCTGCTCGCAAGCTGCCTGCCCGGTATCCTGCCCGAACTGACCCCGTCCGAAGCGCTCGAAGTGTCGATGGTGCAATCGGTCGCAGGGATGATCGATTCGGGCCAGATCAGCCGCGCGCGTCCGTTTCGCGCGCCGCACCATTCGGCGAGCATGGCGGCGCTGACCGGCGGCGGGCTCAAGGTCCGCCCCGGCGAAGTCTCCCTCGCGCATCTCGGCGTGCTGTTCCTCGACGAGCTGCCCGAATTCCAGCGCCCGGTGCTCGATTCGCTGCGCCAGCCGCTCGAGACCGGTCAGGTCGACGTCGCGCGCGCCAATGCGCATGTCACCTTCCCCGCACGGGTGCAGCTGATCGCGGCGATGAACCCGTGCCGCTGCGGCCATGCGGGCGAACCGGGCCATGTCTGCGCGCGCGGGCCGCGCTGCGCGAGCGAATACCAGGCGCGGCTGTCCGGCCCGCTGCTCGACCGGATCGACCTGCATGTCGAGGTCGGCGCGGTGTCGGCGATGGACCTCTCGCTGCCCCCGCCCGCCGAAGACAGCGCGGCGGTGGCGCGGCGGGTTGCGGCGGCGCGGGCTCTGTGCCGGGAGCGCGGGGTCCGCTCGAACGCCGAGCTCGAGGGCGAGCGGCTCGAACGCCACGCCGCACCGGACGAAGCGGGCAAGGCGCTGCTGATGCAGGCGGCGGAGAAGCTGCGGCTGTCCGCGCGCAGCTACACAAGAATGCTCAGGGTCGCCCGCACGATCGCCGACCTTGCCGGGGAAGAACAAGTGGGGCGCGTGCATGTGGCCGAAGCGCTGAGCTATCGGCAGACGGTGGGGCGACGATAG
- a CDS encoding S1/P1 nuclease, translating to MGDRAIRDHRLIRLLAALAALAILVPAPAHAWGFYAHRKTAAIAEANVSPETRAKIRRLMRSERLLGTPECKLATIADASVWPDCVRRSFWRWGYTAAWHYRTTPICEAYDPRANCAGGNCVTAQIERNHRILADESLPDHIRLEALAFMVHFAGDIHMPLHSGDRDDRGGNDRETDYGIVPSLNLHWIWDGPLAERAISDPADPVVRRYSSAERADLGGGVAADWGRESWAISRDFVYPTAFDTEDVCGQDLPMKTALSQEDIVRGVPIARRRVQQAGVRIAELLESAFAPGPLPVAEDER from the coding sequence ATGGGTGATCGAGCAATACGAGACCATCGGCTGATCCGCCTGCTTGCCGCGCTGGCCGCGCTCGCGATTCTCGTTCCGGCACCGGCGCACGCGTGGGGGTTCTACGCGCACCGGAAGACCGCCGCGATCGCCGAAGCCAACGTCTCGCCCGAAACGCGCGCAAAGATCCGGCGGCTGATGCGGTCCGAGCGGCTGCTGGGTACGCCCGAATGCAAGCTGGCCACGATCGCGGATGCAAGCGTCTGGCCCGATTGCGTACGCCGCAGCTTCTGGCGCTGGGGCTACACCGCCGCATGGCATTATCGCACGACACCGATCTGCGAGGCCTACGATCCGCGCGCAAACTGCGCGGGCGGGAACTGCGTCACCGCGCAGATCGAGCGCAACCATCGCATCCTTGCCGATGAGAGCCTGCCCGATCACATTCGGCTGGAGGCGCTGGCATTCATGGTCCACTTCGCCGGCGACATTCACATGCCGCTTCATTCGGGCGACCGCGACGATCGCGGCGGCAACGATCGCGAGACCGACTACGGGATCGTGCCGAGCCTCAACCTCCACTGGATCTGGGACGGGCCGCTGGCCGAACGCGCCATCAGCGATCCGGCCGACCCGGTGGTGCGGCGTTATTCTTCCGCCGAGCGTGCCGATCTCGGCGGGGGCGTGGCCGCCGACTGGGGCCGCGAAAGTTGGGCGATCAGCCGCGATTTCGTCTACCCGACCGCCTTCGATACCGAGGATGTGTGCGGGCAGGACCTGCCAATGAAGACCGCCTTGTCGCAGGAGGACATCGTTCGCGGAGTGCCGATCGCCAGGCGCCGCGTGCAGCAAGCGGGGGTCCGGATCGCCGAATTGCTCGAAAGCGCCTTCGCGCCGGGGCCTTTGCCTGTGGCCGAGGACGAGCGCTAG
- the yidD gene encoding membrane protein insertion efficiency factor YidD yields MKHLLIFIARAWQWGPSRILPPTCRYAPSCSEYAIEALRKYGALKGGWLATKRLMRCHPWGGHGHDPVP; encoded by the coding sequence GTGAAGCACCTCCTCATCTTCATTGCACGGGCCTGGCAGTGGGGCCCATCGCGGATTCTGCCGCCGACCTGCCGCTATGCCCCGTCGTGCAGCGAATACGCGATCGAGGCCTTGCGCAAATATGGTGCGCTCAAGGGTGGATGGCTGGCGACAAAGCGGCTAATGCGCTGCCACCCGTGGGGCGGGCACGGTCATGATCCGGTGCCCTAG
- a CDS encoding cupin domain-containing protein: MPKLDLDAILQSNATGYPAPFDADVAGRWYRRLAPVAGLTNLGASHVVLEPGASSSQRHWHRGQDELVVMLEGEAVLIEDDGETTVRPGDILAWAAGVENGHRLHNRSNAPCVFVAISGGDREADSGEYPDIDMVFDAEGYARKDGSRYDTERIP; this comes from the coding sequence ATGCCCAAGCTCGATCTCGATGCGATTCTTCAATCCAATGCGACGGGTTACCCCGCGCCGTTCGATGCCGATGTCGCGGGCCGGTGGTATCGGCGGCTCGCCCCGGTGGCGGGTCTGACCAACCTCGGTGCCAGCCATGTCGTGCTGGAGCCGGGAGCCTCTTCGTCGCAGCGGCATTGGCATCGCGGGCAGGACGAACTGGTGGTCATGCTCGAAGGCGAGGCGGTGTTGATCGAGGATGACGGGGAAACAACCGTGCGCCCCGGTGACATTCTCGCCTGGGCGGCGGGGGTCGAGAACGGTCATCGGCTGCACAATCGCTCCAATGCGCCGTGCGTGTTCGTGGCGATCAGCGGCGGCGACCGCGAGGCAGACAGCGGCGAATATCCCGATATCGACATGGTGTTCGACGCGGAAGGATATGCCCGCAAGGACGGGTCTCGGTACGATACCGAACGCATACCCTAG
- the rpmH gene encoding 50S ribosomal protein L34, translating to MKRTFQPSNLVRKRRHGFFARKATVGGRKVLRARRARGRKKLTA from the coding sequence ATGAAGCGGACTTTCCAGCCCAGCAATCTCGTGCGCAAGCGCCGCCACGGGTTTTTCGCACGCAAGGCCACCGTCGGTGGTCGCAAGGTGCTGCGCGCCCGCCGCGCGCGCGGTCGCAAAAAACTCACCGCGTAA